tggccaccattcctatttatcttttttcttctttttttttgacttttttccttaattttcctatttatcttatttttaaaaagctgAAAATCTCTAAATACATTACCCAATTAATGATGAAACAAAACTGAAAGTGGCTAAATGCACTACCCATTTAGTAAGGAGACACGTCCTTTTGGAACATTTGTTATAATTAAAGCACATTCAAGTAAATGAAGATGAAAAGACCAACCTTTCATCCACCTTCAAATCTTCTTAATCACATGCAccttctcctcttcttctaACCGTTTGGTATGGCTATTCTCATGGGACTCAAAAAAGACATTATTAAAATGGAGTAGCAAAACATGTTGGGGTCATCTGGAAGATACTCCTTTCGGTACTATTTCAACTATGCCTCACTCACATTGTGTTCCTTCACCAAAACTAAAATATATGGCTTCCTGGAAATTAGACATGCAAAGGTATCTATATTTTGCTTTAAAATTTAGGCTTTACATGGCCTATTTCTTTGTGTCATAATTGTTGCATGTGCTTTTTGAGCAATTagttctttttcaaattatctTTCTTTATACATGGCTAAACTTTTAAAGAGTTTCTCTCTATATTTTGATgtccttctcttttttctttccagtTGAACTTTTGGAATATGCTGACtatatttttttcccctttttggaTTTTGTATAAAAGAAAGTGATAAAATGTTGTAATCGGCAAAGATCAAATTATGTCACGTTGTGGAGTATTTCCAGGATGTATTTGATTTCAAGTTTTGCTGAAATGGGGGTGAGGAGGAGAGATAAGAAAGGTTATATAATAATcaggaaaagaaaaacaaagaaaagcaaATAATAGATTTATTTATGCATATGTAGTATCATATTTCATATGTGTGAAACCACCGTTTAAAGTAAGTGTGGAATAATATAATTGGcaaaatttcttatttattgCTTTATATTTGGGCACATATTTCTCATAAACATCTCATCCACATAGTAAATCCCGGTAATGCGAGTATATATGATCAAGCAAaaatcttttccttttctttttcttattgaaatatttaaataaattccTAAAATTGTGAAGCTGATTTTAACTTAATAATATTTACtagaaatctttaaaaaaaaacaataagatGGAGGGGTTAAAATTGTGCGTCTTTGTCACATCAGTGGCATATGGTTCTTGCGACATATGAGATGGGAGAGCAAAAACTAAGAAGGTCATTTGTTCGATATTGAATTTGTAAAGTTGtgcttcctttttctttaatttggtATCAATCTTGAAAATATAGAACAACAGATAGTGTTACGGTTGATTAATAGAGAAAAGATAAAATTACTCGATGAgtaaagtttgattttcttaattagaaaaattgaaaaataattatttaggcatttttatttttttataatgcCTACGAGAAGCGCAGACAAAAAATTTGTTCAGTCAGAAAAGAAGGATCTGTTGATATTTCCTTCCTGTTACTTAGAAAACAGTACTCTTTTCACAAAATTAGTGCATAATTTAATAGATGCTTTTGGTTGAAAAGGATGGTTTTCAAAGGAGTTTCATACATAGGACAAAGTTCATGATGCTCCCTCTCTCACTTATCTTCTCTAATGTAAATTTTATCATTTATGAATAAATCTTGACGTGGTATAAAAGTCGGAAGATCACTTATGCTTTGTTTTTTCCTATGTTCATTAGTCTCTGGAGATCGAGAATTGATTCATGCGGGTGATCTTCGTGAGACTTGTGTGTGGTTTGGCTGTAATTTATAGTTAGAATTATCTCATCGCATCACCCTATTGAAATCTTTTGATTTGATTGAAAGAttgtaaatatttatatttaatttatttttctgtgATTGATACGGTTCTAATTAAATGCCGTCATTCTATTTtaattattgatattttgagtCTGAAATTTTTTATTGCAGCGATTCTGTTTTTGCAATTTTGGTTACTTGCCATTTTGTTTTCTAATCATAACTTTTTGAAAAGGAAGTACAAGATATTGCTCATACCATCAACAAtatggaacttttttttttaagacagaGTGTTATTACTCAGAGTAACCTGTTACATCTATAATTTGTAAGAGAATATTTTCTacgaccgcgcgaagcgcgaacAAATACACTAGTGATGAAAAAAGCCAGGCATTTAACTGACTTTCAACGTGAAGCAGTACGTAtagatttataaaataaagtactccttttttttattttatatgtcaCTCTTTTAAAAGTTTCAAAGACTCGACAATTTCTACTGTACTTTGTTaaacactaaatttttttataaaatctcaAGCCATCGCCCCATTTTGTAGAACTTGAACACAGAAAAATAAGTTCTAAACTTTGTATCACTTTCAAATACCCAAACATCTACTTTGTACCACTGGGCTATTTTAAACATCTTCGGTTGcatcttaaatttttaaagagAGTGGATCATACAAAATAGAGGGGAGTAACATCGCATTGGGTTGTTTCTATCCTCGCCATGTACTGATCCCACATTATTCTCCTACTCATGACTTTAGCTTTATTTGTTGTcgatttattatttatttagtcCCTCACATTCAATTCGCCACCAAAACTAAGGTGGCATACATTTTTGCTAACAATTTCTTTCATGAGATGTTATAATTGATGCCAACGAGATACAACACACTATGTGGAATAAAGGATAATCTTTCTCTCTACAATCCTTGAATAAATGCGCGAAATCTAGAGGTACCGAGGTTTGTGGCTCTTTGGGCATCCCAATCGGCTCATCATTCGTGGACTACCATTGTTGTTCGTGACTCGgcattttgaatattttttggtAATCCTTGTTAATATGATGCTCTGCAAACAGGCGATCAGGTCAGTGCTCCAACCTTCTGTATTTGAATTTTTCAGGTACGGGGTACTTGAATGCATTTGACATTGTTCGAGTTATATGCCTCGTTGTTCATCTCATGTTTTAGCTTCTTCTATGGATAGGTCTTAGTTGAATTTTGAAATCCTTAGTATTACTTTCCCAGAAAAGTAGTATTGTTTCTAATACTTTACCTTAAGTTCCTGGTTGGAAAAGCCCTGCTATAGTCATTTGGTTCGTGACTCAATGATCTTGAATTTGCTCGACATAATACTGCAGTACCATGTCCTGTTAATTGTTGTGATTTGGTTAaaggaaaaggtgcaaatatacccctcaactttgcaatttagagcagatatacccccaTTAAAAatgtggtgtatatatacccttgccattacaaaatggtgcaaatatacccttgcccttacacaaatagtgcaaatataccttttttgctaacggtttttttttttttttaaaaatcatttaacttattttttaattaaaaaaaatgtcatgtggctttaaaaaaaagtcttctcatttttttctagtcgatatatttttctaattccacatggtaaaaaaaaaaatctggtaGGTCGGGTctggttcatttaaaaaaatatctccttggctttaaaaaaaaataagtctacccatatTTTTAAAACGAACCAGACCCAACCCACCAGAAAATAATTATCatgtggttttagaaaaatatgtctactcaaaaaaacaaaagggtagatttttttttaaagccacatggtattttttaaattaaaaaataaattaaatgatttttaaaaaaaattccttcaGCAAAAtgagtatatttgcaccattttgtaataGCAGGGGTGTATTTACACCACTTTTATAACGGGggatatatctgctctaaatcgcaaagttgagggttatatttgcacctttgtcCTTTGATTAATATATAAACCTTAGCATGTCTTATGCTTTTGGCCCATTTTTGTTTCTGTGTTCCTCTCTTTGGGCGGTcctttgttaattaattattttgttcgTACTTAGAATGGGTAGTTAGATCTACTGtggttttcttcttttaaagcTATATTTAtttagaagttggaaaaattaacGTTCTAttcattttgattttaaaataaaacaactagCACCAGGCATAGTTGTGAGTTTTATAAATCTAAGGTTCTGTATAGAAATtgtaaagaaagcaaaaaaagcAACAAGTAAGAAAGATTACAAGGCCAAAAGTGCCTAAAAATCAAGGGGAAAACAGCTTAAGTAGCTATATCTAGCCTAATGTATGCATGACCATTCCAAGCCTTGGCTTGATTCCATTTCAGTCacctcaagctctcaccaggtgctatgTAATCAAATGCCAAAAGAAGTATCCTTCCAACTTGCAACTGTGCAAAATCAGGCCTTTATGCTAGCCAAAGCTGTATATAATCTGAGTCTCCTAAGCtctgatatgaaatatttgaGTAGGACAGTTTATCCGTATTTATCCTCTATCACTAAGGAGATTCTTCCAACAGGCTGAACATGAAGTTAACACCACACATTGGATAGAATTTTCTTAGCACCAGACTCAAGAGCAGATAAACTTAATCTTGAACTACCTCCACCTTGATATTCCTGTCAACAATGATCTGCAGCTTTCAGTGTTGCTGCATCTGAACTTATGAATTGCTTGCTTTAATCTGGCTCCCTAGGAATTACTGTTTTAAATCTGAAGCTTGGCAAATGCATTTTATCCATGTTTACAAGTCTCCTAGCTGCAGTTGGTAGTTCAGTAAATAGCTCAAAGTTAAGagtacctgcaaaatcaaaaacatagttagttaaaaaatcagCAAGCTGGTTGCCCTCTCTCAGCACATGTCTAACTATTAGCAGTCCCTTCTTCCTCAGTTTTCTGATCTTCTTCACCTCCATACTAATACTCCATGGAACTTCCCAATCCCCTTCTATTATCTTCattaaaccaagtgaatcaGTCTCTAATATCAGTGGTAGAAGCTGCTGTATTACACAAAATATGATGCCATCATGCATTGCTTTTGCCTCTGCACACAGACAAGTTGTATCTGCAATCCTTCTAGCAGTAGCATGAATGAACTCTCCTTCATGATTTCTCACACAAAATGCAGATGCACTAGGACTAGGATTTCCCCAGAGGCACCATCACTATTACATTTGAACCATCCTGCAGGAGGACTAATCCATTGAACCAGTATGAACTGTATCTGAGGCCTATATTCTTCCAAATGCTGTACCAGCTGAGGCCAAGAGTTTGGCAAATTTGTCATCCATGGATATCTAGTTTTGGCCAGTTGAATGAGATTAAGATTAATCTCATATATGACCCTATGCCTAGACATGTTACCACCATGCAAAACTgtgtttcttcttttccaaagTTGCCAAAGTATGATTGCAGGAGTTGCTTGATATAATGGTTTCAGCTTTGAAGAGCACTTTGTGTCCCACCATTTCTTGATAGCTTGATTAACTTGAATAAAAGGGCCTTGCACACCTGCTGCTGCTGAGAACATCTTCCATATATCTGCAGCATATTGACCTGTCACAAACATATGGTTCATTGTTTCTTGTTGGGGATGAGCACAACACCTACATATAGACACAATAGATATCCCCATCTTTGCAAGTACATCATCAACAGGTAACTTCTGCTTCCACACTCTCCACAAGAAGAAAGCAATCTTGAAAGGCAAACCTTTTGTCCAGAATTGCTTATAACACCAGTTTGAGGCACTTCTTTGTCTTACTACTTCCCATGCACTACTAACAGTGTATTTACCACTACTAGTGAGCATCCACCAGGCCTTATCCATAATTTCTGAGAGAGTGTCAATGTGCATCTCTTTTCTTATACGATCAACAATATCTTCTGGCACAGTTTGTTGCAATGTCTGATAATTCCAAGTCCCATTCTCCATAACATCTGCAACCTCCTGAATACTGTCATCCATAGGGAAATTAGCTGGCATAAGTTGAGCAAGAGGACCAAGTTTAGTCCAGTTGTCAAACCAAAAGTTAGCAGAACCATTTCTTGGTTCCCACCAAATCTCCCCTTCTATAGCATCTCTTGCTTCTAGCATCTTCTTCCATAATTGTGAGCCTCCTTTCCATTGAACCCTGGTTGGAATATGTTTCTTACAGTACTTATTCCACATGAATGTTGACCACAGGGTACCAGAAGTTCTGAATCTCCACCATAGCTTAGTGAATAAAGCTTTTGATACATCAAAAGGGGACCTAAATCCCAATCCTCCCTCCTGTTTAGGAAAACACACTTTCAGTCGAGCTGACCAGTGTCTACTCTTGCCTTCTCCCTTGTTACTCCAATAGAATCTCGCAAAGATTTTATGCAGTTCATTTAGGTGCCATTGCAGATAGAAGGTACATTAGCATACTTTGTAAAACACCGTTGATAAGAACCGCCTTCCCTCCAAATGATAACAACCTTCCTTTCCTCTATTTCCGCACCCCATCTTTCACCCTCTTAATCAGATCATTATAAttaactttcctttttctagAGTGGAAGATAGGACAGCTAAGATATTTGAAGGGAAACATGCCTCTTGTAAAACCAGTTACCTGCTCAACTTCTTGACATAACTGCACTGCTGATTTCTGATGCATGTAAAAGAAACTTTTCTCTCTATTTATCAATTGACCTGACATCTTTTCATAATCTCTCAAAACATTCATAGTCAGTTCCAATGATAGTTTATCAGCTGATGCAAAGATGATGGTATCATCTACATAAGCAAGATGATTAAGGTTCGCACTCCATTTAGGCATACCAAAGCGCCTATACTGATCATGCTCAAATAAAGAATTAAGTGCACTAGATAGCACTTTTGCTGAAAGTATAAATAGAGCAGGTGACAGTGGATCACCTTGCTTCACACCCCTTGTAGAGTGGAAAAAACCATAAGATTGGCCATTAAACAAAACTGAATACCAGTTATTTGCCAACAACCTCCATATCTGATCCACAAAGATTTCTGCAAATCCCATTCTTCTCAGCACCTTAGTTAAATACAGCCAGGACACTCTATCATATGCCTTAGCCATATCTAACTTAATCACCACATTTGCAGGTTTACCTCTCTTTCTAATATCTGTGACAATTTCTTGAGTGAGTAACACATTCTTAATAATGCTTCTTCCCTTCACAAAACCAAACTGGTTACTAGAGATTAAGCCTGGTACAATCTTATCCAGTCTTCCATGAACCACTCTTGAAATGACCTTGTTTATGAAGTTACTCAAACTAATTGGTCTGAGATCCCCAAAAGTGTGAACTTCTGATTTCTTAGGGATCAACACCAAATTAGTATGAGTTACTGATTTTGGGAGAGTATGACCTTCATAGAAAGCCTGTACCAGTCTGAATACATCCATTCCTACAATGTCCCAACATGAATGAAAAAGTTCCTGATAATCCATTAGGACCATGAGCACACTCTCCTTTAAGTTCAAAGACAGCATTCTTTACTTCTTCTAGGGATGGAAGTGCACAAAGCAAATCATTGCTTTCAGAAGAGACCATCTGTGGAATATGCTTCAACATGCCAAAATCTAGAGCCTCCTCCTCTTGAGAGAATTGTTTTTGGAAGAAGTTAACTGCTTCTGCTGCAAGTTGCTCCTTATCTTCTATCCACTCACCATCagatatttgaattttattcGCCTGTAACCTTTTTCTCCTTCCATTTACTAAGTTGTGAAAAAACCTGGTGTTTCTATCACCTTCAGAGAACCAAGTGTATCCTGCTTTTTGTCTCTAATACTCTTTCTTATAATGTAAATACTTCTTCATTTCGCCTTAAGCAAGTCAGTAAGACTATTCTATTTTTGTAGGATCATCTTAAAAAGTTGTTCCTTAATTCTCACTATATCTTCCCTGATGATAAGTTGTTTAAAGATATCTCCAAAAGCCAATCTACTCCAAGCAGATAGAGCCCCTTTTACTATCTTGATCTTCtgtttaaaaaccaaaaaaggaTTGCCAACACTCTCCTCAGACCAATTCAGCCTTACTATGTCCAGGAAATCTTTATGCTCagtccaaaatttcaaaaacctGAATGGTTTTATGAAAGTTTGAACTTCCTCACCCAAAGTGATAAGAAGTGGGGCATGATCAGATCCAGTCCCGGATAAATGCTCCACTTCTATGTGACCAAACCATTATTAAAACTGTGAGTTAAAGAAGATTCTATCCAATCTTTCAAATATACAATCATCCCAGCCCTGCCATTCCACCATGTAAAAGGGCTGCCTTTAAAACCTGTttcaaataaatcacatacaAAAGGCAATGTCCTCATAGTCCTGAGGGACTATAGGAACTCCATCTATTTTCTCCTCTTCATTCATCACTACATTAAAATCTCCCCCTACCAGCCAAGGCATGTCATAAGAGCCAGCTAATTGATAAATACTATCCCAGAGAGGCATTCTTTCTAATTCAACACATTTAGCATAAACCAAGGTTGTTATAAGAAATCTATTGTGCTCCTGAAGAAACAGCTTTCAAGGTGATTGCCGTGCTATATCGATAGaatttccacatctacattcTCTCCTCTACAAAGAACCAAATCTTTCCACTACAATTTGCACCAGCCTGCTGCATCCCTAACCTCCTTTTGAATTTTTGTATCTGTCTAACATGTTGAAAAGGCTCCATTAAAGCAACTAACATAAACTTGTGATGTCTATGTAGCATTTGAAGTCCGTGGAAAAGCTTGTTGTGTGACCGATCCGATATTCCAAATGAATGTtttaatcatcatttaaaacttTGACTTATTACTGGCAGATCTCTTTGGCACAACCCTGGTAGGTTGCTGTGGCTCTGCACCTAATGGTTTCTTTCCTTCTATCTGTTTCTTGCCTTTCCTTCCACCTTTGACCTTTGATGTTAGAGAAATATCTACTTGTTTTCATACCTGCTCAAGCTTCTGCTCAACAGATTCCTCCAGATCATCCTCATTGATGTGACAATTCTCTTTATCCTCCAAATGACTTTCAACTTTTCCAGCATTATGGGAGACAATATCATGTAACCTCTGCATAGGGGAGTCAATCTTCAATAACTGTAAAGGCTGAGCCAATGGACTGCTGAGAACAATAGCATTTTCAGCAGTCGGTTGAGGTGAATAGAATCCACCTCCACCAGGATCATCTATGACAGCACTATCTCCATTCACCACATCTCCTCCCATAGTCTTTTCCTCATCCACCCTGTCCCCCCATTTATTAGAAGGAGAATGATTACTAACTTCTGATATACCATTATGATCTACTACCACCTCCTCTAGATTACTGATAACTTTTCTAGTTTCCCTTTTGTTCTCAGCTTCCTCTCTATGTACTATGATCTCATCCTCCTTGTCTACTCCTTTTTCTACATTGGATGTACCTATAGTTGGCACAACTTCTTGAACTTGATCTGCTGTATTAAGTTGTTGCACTATATCAAACATTTCAACCTTGTCCTCCTTCTCCTTGACTTAAGTTGCAGGAAAACTATCTTCCACTATATTAGCATTTAACCCTACAGTGTTAGCTTCCACCTCTTTTTCTTGCAGTATTAGTTTATCCTCCACAGGATCTATTCCTTGTTCCACAACACCTTCATTCTGCAAAGCCTCAAAAGCATTTTGAGTCTGAACTTCTGCTAGATTCCCATTTATAGGTCTCCCATCTATAAACTTGTCTggattcttttcttttgtaaacATCCTCTTATCTTTAACAGTATTCCAATCTTCACGGCCTCTATCATATCTTCCCCCTGGTCTTCTACCATTCCTATAATGGCCCTTATTTGGCTGAGCATCTTGAATCTCTGCAGTCTTCCCCTTGTCTTCTTTTTCTGCACGTACCACTCTCAGTTCTGGATGTAAGATCCTGTAACCTTCTTCATTATGACCCTGCAACTTACACCTTGTGCAGTATTTGGGCAATACATCATACTGAATTTGTACCATAACAATCCTAGAAACTCCAAATTTATCATCTGTGATCTTCATGTTAACAACTTTTGGGAGATAGCAGCAAGATCTACTATAACTTTAACTCTAGCATAGTTTGGTCGAGTTTTATTAATAGTGGCCATATCCAGATGCAATGGTTTACCAACTGCTGAAGCTAGAGAGAATAAAAAGTTCTTCATAAAGAAAGTTGGCAATAGGTTTGGAAAGGATATCCAAGCCATCGCCATTGTAGCTTCCTTATCAATTTTGAATCTAGTATCATATAACAAGGACCTCATCGGGTACATTCCTTCATCTCTCAACTTAATGTAATGAGTCGTCTTTGCCATTATCTATAGGTAATCTTCAAACCTTTCAAACCTCATAAGAATATGTCAATTTCTAAACAATCCAATACGACAATCTCCTTTAATCCCACACTGCAATGGGATCTGAGTTCTCAATTCTTCAAGCTCGCCGCCCATATGAGAACTTACCAACTACGATATTGAAACTTCTCAATTATGTTCATATGATCAACTTTTGCTCTCGTCTACTCCACCACGTGTTCTCCTTCAACTATCTCGACTGATTTGATTGGAATAGGATCAATGACATTTTCCATTGTCTTCATGGTGTCATTACCATCTTTATTCACTATTGCTGCAAAGTTCTTAGTTATTGTCATCATTT
The sequence above is drawn from the Lycium ferocissimum isolate CSIRO_LF1 unplaced genomic scaffold, AGI_CSIRO_Lferr_CH_V1 ctg4452, whole genome shotgun sequence genome and encodes:
- the LOC132044411 gene encoding uncharacterized protein LOC132044411, whose translation is MPLWDSIYQLAGSYDMPWLVGGDFNVVMNEEEKIDGVPIVPQDYEDIAFCDRNTRFFHNLVNGRRKRLQANKIQISDGEWIEDKEQLAAEAVNFFQKQFSQEEEALDFGMLKHIPQMVSSESNDLLCALPSLEEVKNAVFELKGECAHGMDVFRLVQAFYEGHTLPKSVTHTNLVLIPKKSEVHTFGDLRPISLSNFINKVISRVVHGRLDKIVPGLISSNQFGFVKGRSIIKNVLLTQEIVTDIRKRGKPANVVIKLDMAKAYDRVSWLYLTKVLRRMGFAEIFVDQIWRLLANNWYSVLFNGQSYGFFHSTRGVKQGDPLSPALFILSAKVLSSALNSLFEHDQYRRFGMPKWSANLNHLAYVDDTIIFASADKLSLELTMNVLRDYEKMSGQLINREKSFFYMHQKSAVQLCQEVEQEGGLGFRSPFDVSKALFTKLWWRFRTSGTLWSTFMWNKYCKKHIPTRVQWKGGSQLWKKMLEARDAIEGEIWWEPRNGSANFWFDNWTKLGPLAQLMPANFPMDDSIQEVADVMENGTWNYQTLQQTVPEDIVDRIRKEMHIDTLSEIMDKAWWMLTSSGKYTVSSAWEVVRQRSASNWCYKQFWTKGLPFKIAFFLWRVWKQKLPVDDVLAKMGISIVSICRCCAHPQQETMNHMFVTGQYAADIWKMFSAAAGVQGPFIQVNQAIKKWWDTKCSSKLKPLYQATPAIILWQLWKRRNTVLHGGNMSRHRVIYEINLNLIQLAKTRYPWMTNLPNSWPQLVQHLEEYRPQIQFILVQWISPPAGWFKCNSDEAKAMHDGIIFCVIQQLLPLILETDSLGLMKIIEGDWEVPWSISTLNFELFTELPTAARRLVNMDKMHLPSFRFKTEYQGGGSSRLSLSALESGAKKILSNLQVGRILLLAFDYIAPGESLR